The Weissella confusa DNA window TTTGAAGCTTGATGAAACGCAACGTGCCATCGATATTTTGACGATTACCGATGAACTGAATAAGGATAATCAAGTCGAAAACGTGGGTGGCATGGCCTACCTGACTGAACTAGCATCAACGGTGCCGGTTGCCGGCAATGCGCTTTACTATGCGCGCATCGTGCGTGAAAAGTCGATTCGTCGCAACATGATTGATACGTTGCAAAACAGTTTGACGCAAACGTATGAAGGTGCGGATTCGGTTGACGATGCCGTGGCTGAATTGTCAACGAAGCTGGATATGATTAATGGTGGCGAGAAGAGCGCTGACTTTAAGAATATCGCGGACGTGGTTGAGAAGTCATTTGAGCAAATTGAGCAAAACTCTCGAACGACTGAGACGGTTACGGGACTTGCCTCAGGTTACCCAGCTTTGGATAATTTGACGACTGGGTTCCACGGTGGCGAAATGATCATCGTGGCCGCACGTCCGGCCGTTGGTAAGACGGCGTTCGTTTTGAATATTGCCCAAAAGGTTGCCGTGGCTGACCCGAACTTGCCAGTTGTTATTTTCTCACTGGAAATGCCGGACACGTCATTGGTTAACCGTATGTTGGCGGCTGAAGGAAACATCAACTCACAGCACATGCGTACTGGTCAATTGGATTCCGAAGAATGGAATGCTTTAGCTGTGGCCATGGGTTCATTGGCAAATACCAAGATTTATATCGATGATACGGCTGGTATCAAGGTGACGGAAATTCGTTCGAAGTTGCGTCGTCTATACAAGCGTGAAGGCCAAATTGGCTTGGTTATTATCGATTACTTGCAGCTGATTGAAGGAACTGGAAGTGAAGGACGTCAGCAAGAAGTCTCAGCTATTTCTCGTGCCATCAAGATGATGGCCATGGAAATGGATGTGCCAATTATTGCGCTTTCTCAGCTTTCTCGTAGTGTTGAACAACGTCAAGACAAGCGTCCGATGTTGTCAGATATTCGTGAATCTGGATCAATCGAGCAGGACGCCGACATCGTTGCTTTCTTGTATCGTGATGATTATTACGAGAAAGCTAACGATGATTCAGACAATCCAAATGATCCGCGTGATGAAGAACAACAAGATGTCGGAGAAATCGAAGTCATCTTGGAAAAGAACCGTTCTGGTGCTCGTGGAACCGCCCGTTTGCTATTTGTTAAGTCATACAACAAATTCTCAAACATTGAATTCCACGCTGAAGAACCAGGTGGATTCGGGTAAAGCAGACTGAGAATGTCGGAGGTTTTTGACCTCCGACGTGACCAACAGCTGCTGTGGTAATAACAACAGTCATTAACGGGGGTACCAATTTGGTAGCCTCGTTCTCTTTTTTCAAATAATGGAGGTAAGGGATGCAAACAAACGAACAAGGCATGTCAATTCGCTGGTTGTTGACGGCTAGTTTCATTAACAGTGTTGCCTTTGGCTTTATTTGGCCGTTGACGTCAGTGTATTTGCACGATGAACTTTATCAAACGCTAGTCATTATTGGTTGGGTCATGATGGCTAATGCCGTAGGTCAGGCAGTTGGATCGCTGGTCAGCGGTCGATTATTTGATCGCTTCTCACCGCATAAGCTGATTCAATTTGGAACAGTGGCCATGATTGTGTTGCAGGTGTTGTTCATTCTCTTCCACGGTTGGCCAACTTATGCGGTTATTCTGGCCGTAGTTGGTTTCTTCGGTGGTTGGAACACAGCTGCGATTAATTCGTATGGTACCTATGTCCGTAGCCACGACGGTCGATTTGTCTTTAACATGCTGTACTTTATGGGAAACTTTGGTATGGTGTTTGCAACGGCTGCCGTTGGACCTATTTATACGTATGGGATTACGTGGTTGTTTATCTTGGCGTTGATTATGTATATTGTCCTTTTGTTCATTGTGCGTTCACATTTCAAAATTAAAGTGGAACGTACAGAACAAAAGACAACGAAGTCAAGTTTCAAATTACCAAAATGGAATTGGCGCTTGGTTTACACTGGTGTCATTGGTTTAATGGTCTTGTGGATTTCATATTCACAATGGCTTGGTAATTTGTCAGTTTACATGTCGAGTGTGTTGAAGTTGCCATTGTGGCAATACTCAATGTTATGGACGATTAACGGTATTTTGATTGCTGTTATTCAGCTTGGTATGAACGCTTTGAACTTATCAGCTAATCGCAAATCAATGTTTATTCAGATTTTTGCCGGCTTGTTGATGTTTGGGTTGGCATTCTTGATTTTGCCATTCGCCAAGATGTTTACCGGGTTTGCGTTGGCGATGGTTGTCACAACGATTGGTGAAGCAACAGCCTTCCCAATGATTCCGGCGCTGGTCAATGAGCTAACACCAATGGAGTTAAAGGGACGTTACCAAGGACTGACAGCGGCGGCGCCGTCTGTCGGTCGTGCCATTGGGCCTTTGTTAGGTGGCGCCGTGATTGAACAGAGCGGTTATGGTTCATTGTTCTATGGCGGAGCAGGTGTGGTCTTTATTGCCTTTGTCGGCGTTGCAACGATGATCTTTATTGGTTATCGT harbors:
- the dnaB gene encoding replicative DNA helicase codes for the protein MADETETTALSVPQDVTAEQAVLGSILLSTDPQDLIADLMTILEPSDFYRTAHRLIYAAILKLDETQRAIDILTITDELNKDNQVENVGGMAYLTELASTVPVAGNALYYARIVREKSIRRNMIDTLQNSLTQTYEGADSVDDAVAELSTKLDMINGGEKSADFKNIADVVEKSFEQIEQNSRTTETVTGLASGYPALDNLTTGFHGGEMIIVAARPAVGKTAFVLNIAQKVAVADPNLPVVIFSLEMPDTSLVNRMLAAEGNINSQHMRTGQLDSEEWNALAVAMGSLANTKIYIDDTAGIKVTEIRSKLRRLYKREGQIGLVIIDYLQLIEGTGSEGRQQEVSAISRAIKMMAMEMDVPIIALSQLSRSVEQRQDKRPMLSDIRESGSIEQDADIVAFLYRDDYYEKANDDSDNPNDPRDEEQQDVGEIEVILEKNRSGARGTARLLFVKSYNKFSNIEFHAEEPGGFG
- a CDS encoding MDR family MFS transporter, producing the protein MQTNEQGMSIRWLLTASFINSVAFGFIWPLTSVYLHDELYQTLVIIGWVMMANAVGQAVGSLVSGRLFDRFSPHKLIQFGTVAMIVLQVLFILFHGWPTYAVILAVVGFFGGWNTAAINSYGTYVRSHDGRFVFNMLYFMGNFGMVFATAAVGPIYTYGITWLFILALIMYIVLLFIVRSHFKIKVERTEQKTTKSSFKLPKWNWRLVYTGVIGLMVLWISYSQWLGNLSVYMSSVLKLPLWQYSMLWTINGILIAVIQLGMNALNLSANRKSMFIQIFAGLLMFGLAFLILPFAKMFTGFALAMVVTTIGEATAFPMIPALVNELTPMELKGRYQGLTAAAPSVGRAIGPLLGGAVIEQSGYGSLFYGGAGVVFIAFVGVATMIFIGYRHATQYE